A region from the Sandaracinus amylolyticus genome encodes:
- a CDS encoding acyl-CoA thioesterase, whose translation MPDDRTAVVRHRARVGYVDTDKAGVVHHTVYLVWMEAGRIEYLRARGVDYRRFEVERGLAMPVVEANLAYRSPARFDDEVVIETWVSSVTRARIVFEARVLRDGEVLCEGAITTAVVHLAEARPVSVPEELRDACS comes from the coding sequence ATCGTGCTCGTGTGGGCTACGTCGACACCGACAAGGCCGGTGTCGTGCACCACACGGTCTATCTCGTGTGGATGGAGGCCGGGCGCATCGAGTACCTGCGCGCGCGCGGCGTCGACTATCGACGCTTCGAGGTGGAGCGCGGGCTCGCGATGCCGGTCGTGGAAGCGAACCTCGCGTATCGCTCGCCCGCGCGCTTCGACGACGAGGTCGTGATCGAGACGTGGGTCTCGTCGGTCACGCGCGCGCGGATCGTGTTCGAGGCGCGTGTGCTGCGCGACGGCGAGGTGCTGTGCGAGGGCGCGATCACGACCGCCGTCGTGCACCTCGCCGAAGCACGACCGGTGAGCGTGCCGGAGGAGCTCCGTGATGCGTGCTCGTGA